One genomic window of Paenibacillus xylanilyticus includes the following:
- the cydC gene encoding thiol reductant ABC exporter subunit CydC, producing the protein MEAEHEQIETARNGRVKSSWISPYVVQYRWRFAGVIALGTCAACCAVLLLFTSGFLISKSALRPENILMVYVPIVGVRAFGIFRAVFRYAERLAGHDAVLRVLADQRVKLYRILEPQALFLRSRMQTGDVLGALAEDVERLQDIYLRTVFPAITALILYGAAVISFGTVDLGFALWMGLYLLFLIGLLPAITLKITWKQKVRLKKENSHLYTRLTDGVLGLGDWLASGRAAEFVRLQEEGEQRADSVRRSLRRWTRWRDLIAQCVIGLMVVSVTLWAGSQAAAGQLPAVMIAAFVLVLFPLTEALLPVSDAVERIPEYRESLDRLQHLEGKGNAPGATSGRDETVQAPEVPSESAEMTNCSRDQRIRLRISPKLRADIRIDHVSYRYASEDAHAVQGVSLHLPQGKRLAILGRSGGGKSTLLKLIQGALLPSAGEVLINDQPVQTLGENVPDVIAVLNQNPHLFDTTVANNLRIGRPHATDEEIRRVANQVGLSGLIESLPQGYNTPMLETGMRFSGGERQRIALARVLLRETPVVIFDEPTVGLDPVTERALMRTILDSMQGKTMIWVTHHLIGAEQMDEVIFMENGQIAMQGSHEQLLAREERYRRLVELDRPGWADWQKPGVPLPPAASR; encoded by the coding sequence ATGGAAGCTGAACATGAGCAGATAGAAACGGCCCGAAACGGGCGTGTGAAGAGCAGCTGGATTTCTCCTTACGTGGTACAGTACCGCTGGAGATTTGCCGGAGTTATCGCACTGGGGACATGTGCTGCATGTTGTGCCGTCCTGCTGCTCTTTACCTCGGGGTTCCTGATCTCCAAGTCTGCGCTCCGCCCTGAAAACATTCTGATGGTATATGTACCGATTGTGGGTGTTCGTGCGTTCGGGATTTTTCGTGCGGTGTTTCGATATGCCGAGAGGCTGGCCGGTCATGATGCCGTACTGCGTGTGCTTGCCGATCAACGGGTGAAGCTGTATCGGATTTTGGAGCCCCAAGCCCTGTTCCTGCGTTCACGAATGCAAACGGGGGATGTGCTTGGTGCACTTGCAGAGGATGTCGAGCGGCTGCAGGATATTTATCTGCGTACGGTTTTTCCCGCCATCACGGCACTGATCCTGTACGGTGCGGCAGTTATCTCTTTTGGAACCGTGGATCTGGGTTTTGCATTGTGGATGGGTCTGTACTTGTTATTCCTTATTGGGTTGCTGCCAGCCATCACGCTAAAGATTACATGGAAACAGAAAGTACGGTTGAAAAAGGAGAACAGCCACCTATATACGCGCCTTACAGACGGTGTACTTGGCCTTGGAGACTGGCTGGCCAGTGGTCGGGCAGCAGAGTTTGTTCGTCTTCAGGAGGAGGGGGAGCAGCGGGCAGATTCCGTTCGGCGCAGCCTGCGAAGATGGACGCGCTGGCGTGACCTGATTGCACAATGTGTCATTGGACTGATGGTGGTGTCTGTGACATTGTGGGCAGGAAGCCAGGCTGCAGCAGGACAGCTGCCCGCCGTTATGATCGCGGCATTTGTATTGGTTCTATTTCCACTAACGGAAGCCTTACTGCCTGTGTCCGATGCGGTGGAGCGTATCCCCGAGTACCGCGAATCGCTGGATCGATTGCAGCATCTGGAGGGTAAGGGAAACGCTCCAGGTGCTACGTCAGGCAGAGATGAAACGGTGCAGGCGCCTGAAGTCCCTTCTGAATCAGCGGAGATGACGAATTGTTCACGGGATCAACGCATCCGTCTGCGTATCTCTCCGAAGCTGAGAGCAGATATTCGAATCGATCATGTAAGTTACCGCTATGCTTCCGAAGATGCCCATGCGGTACAGGGTGTTTCTCTTCATCTACCCCAAGGGAAACGGCTAGCCATCCTTGGGCGCAGTGGGGGAGGCAAATCCACACTGCTCAAACTGATTCAGGGTGCTCTGCTCCCTTCAGCAGGGGAAGTTCTGATCAATGATCAGCCTGTGCAGACGCTGGGGGAGAATGTACCTGATGTCATTGCAGTGCTAAATCAGAACCCGCATCTTTTCGATACAACGGTTGCGAACAATCTGAGGATTGGCCGTCCACATGCAACAGATGAGGAGATCAGACGCGTGGCCAACCAGGTCGGTTTGTCCGGCCTTATCGAGTCTCTTCCGCAGGGGTACAATACCCCGATGCTGGAGACGGGCATGCGCTTTTCGGGCGGCGAACGGCAGCGGATTGCCCTGGCCAGGGTACTGCTGCGGGAGACACCTGTCGTCATCTTCGATGAACCTACAGTGGGACTTGATCCTGTGACGGAACGCGCACTGATGCGCACCATTCTGGACAGCATGCAGGGCAAAACGATGATCTGGGTTACCCACCATCTCATTGGTGCTGAACAGATGGATGAGGTCATTTTTATGGAAAATGGACAGATTGCCATGCAGGGTTCTCACGAACAGCTGCTGGCTCGGGAAGAGCGTTATCGTCGCCTCGTCGAGCTCGACCGACCAGGATGGGCAGACTGGCAGAAGCCAGGGGTCCCGTTGCCGCCCGCAGCTTCCAGGTAA
- the cydD gene encoding thiol reductant ABC exporter subunit CydD: MGRGLLKLPGIRPVLALASALVLLQAMTIIMQAKWLAEAITALFEGSSIAEQYPVLLLFLAAFAARYAISFWLQLVAMRYAEKTGTDLRRQMVEQWFRLGPRFAKTEGTGHLVTLAREGTAQYKTYLELFIPRMLGMGFTPIVILLYVFKLDIMSGVILTVTLPILIVFMILVGLAAQRKIDGQFKSYKALANHFVDTLRGLETLKTLGQSGKHTDTIIRVSQRYRKATMSTLRMAFLSSFALDFFTMLSVASVAVGLGLRLTEGQMLLGPALTVLILAPEYFLPVRMVGADYHATLDGKEAGEAIVQMIDRGKAAEQRQREAYTTTLLQTQAGTDGVRSVQQSSSDRKHASTIRVVLDDDRTARQVSSASSKLIWNKGSRLALTDIQVRHDEDGANSLEDVTFQISGMIKVGIIGASGAGKSTLIDVLAGFQLPTSGRVLVNGQPVSLEMMESWRTQTAAIPQHPYIFSGTLADNVRFYMPEASDAEVAEAANAAGLNQLVSSLPNGLHERIGAGGRQLSGGQEQRIALARALLSARPVLLLDEPTAHLDVETEYEMKRTMLPCFEDKLVFLATHRLHWMPHMDRIIVMDGGTVAETGTHEELLARQGVYYQMIRAQMEAV, translated from the coding sequence ATGGGACGGGGATTGCTGAAGCTGCCGGGGATCCGGCCTGTACTGGCGCTGGCTTCAGCGCTGGTACTGCTGCAGGCGATGACGATCATTATGCAGGCCAAATGGCTTGCCGAGGCCATAACGGCATTGTTCGAAGGGTCATCCATCGCAGAGCAGTACCCTGTGCTGCTGCTGTTCCTGGCTGCTTTTGCTGCCCGGTATGCCATTTCCTTCTGGTTGCAGCTGGTGGCCATGCGGTATGCAGAGAAAACGGGAACAGATCTGCGCAGGCAAATGGTGGAGCAGTGGTTCAGGCTTGGCCCGCGTTTTGCCAAAACGGAAGGAACAGGGCATCTGGTCACGTTGGCCCGCGAAGGAACAGCCCAGTACAAGACGTATCTGGAGCTATTTATCCCCCGCATGCTGGGCATGGGATTTACCCCAATCGTTATACTCTTGTATGTGTTCAAGCTGGATATCATGTCCGGTGTTATTTTGACGGTCACCCTTCCCATATTGATTGTGTTCATGATTCTGGTCGGTCTGGCTGCACAGCGTAAGATTGATGGGCAATTCAAGTCATACAAGGCACTGGCCAATCACTTTGTGGATACGCTTCGCGGACTCGAAACGCTGAAAACGCTGGGCCAGAGCGGCAAGCATACAGATACCATTATTCGAGTCAGCCAGCGCTACCGAAAAGCAACGATGTCTACACTGCGCATGGCCTTTTTGTCTTCCTTCGCACTGGACTTCTTCACCATGCTCTCAGTTGCCTCGGTCGCGGTTGGCCTTGGTTTGCGGCTAACAGAAGGACAGATGCTGCTCGGACCGGCACTGACGGTACTTATTCTGGCACCGGAGTATTTCCTGCCTGTGCGTATGGTGGGTGCAGATTACCATGCCACATTGGATGGTAAGGAAGCTGGAGAAGCAATTGTACAGATGATTGATCGGGGGAAGGCAGCCGAGCAGAGACAGCGGGAAGCATACACCACTACTCTTCTTCAGACACAGGCAGGGACGGACGGAGTGAGATCTGTACAGCAGTCTTCTTCCGACCGTAAACATGCCTCGACCATACGTGTTGTGTTGGATGATGATCGCACTGCCAGACAAGTGTCTTCAGCTTCATCGAAGCTGATCTGGAACAAGGGCAGCAGGCTAGCGCTTACCGACATCCAAGTGCGTCATGATGAGGACGGGGCCAACTCACTGGAGGATGTCACCTTTCAGATTTCCGGTATGATCAAGGTTGGTATCATCGGTGCAAGCGGTGCAGGGAAATCCACATTGATTGACGTGCTGGCCGGCTTTCAACTGCCCACATCAGGACGAGTGTTGGTGAACGGTCAGCCCGTGTCCCTGGAGATGATGGAATCCTGGAGAACACAAACGGCTGCCATTCCGCAGCATCCCTATATATTCAGTGGGACCCTTGCTGATAACGTCCGCTTTTATATGCCGGAAGCATCGGATGCGGAGGTCGCAGAGGCAGCTAATGCAGCAGGTTTGAACCAGCTGGTCTCTTCCTTGCCAAACGGACTGCATGAGCGAATCGGAGCCGGGGGTAGACAGCTCAGCGGTGGGCAAGAGCAGCGGATAGCCTTGGCCAGAGCCTTGCTAAGTGCACGGCCGGTGCTGCTGCTGGACGAGCCAACCGCACATCTGGATGTAGAGACAGAGTACGAGATGAAACGGACGATGCTGCCGTGTTTTGAAGACAAACTGGTATTTTTGGCTACGCATCGCCTGCACTGGATGCCACATATGGATCGCATCATCGTGATGGACGGCGGGACGGTTGCCGAGACAGGAACACATGAAGAGTTGCTTGCAAGACAGGGCGTCTATTACCAGATGATTCGGGCCCAGATGGAGGCGGTATAA
- the cydB gene encoding cytochrome d ubiquinol oxidase subunit II has product MNRPIRSAWMGGIPLSLSELWFLLIAVLFVGFFFLEGFDFGVGMSTGLIARSDRERRTLINSIGPFWDGNEVWLITAGGAMFAAFPHWYATLFSGFYLPLVVVLLALIGRGVAFEFRSKMKQQRWRKTWDIIIVVSSSLLPFLFGVVFATLMKGLPIDGEMQMRAGFLDIVNPYTVVGGLSVTLLCLVHGLLFASLRTVGDLRERALNMANKLMLPLAAILAVYAVMTYFMTDVFAVRGWALWIMVVLGAVSLGLAAYFVRHKREGWAFGMTGAVIAIAFASVFIGLFPRVMVSSFGSAFDLTVYNAASGAYSLKVMTIVACTLLPFVLGYQIWSYYIFRKRLNEQHHLEY; this is encoded by the coding sequence ATGAATCGGCCGATCCGTTCGGCATGGATGGGGGGTATTCCGTTGTCACTAAGTGAGCTTTGGTTTCTGTTGATCGCTGTATTGTTTGTCGGTTTTTTCTTTTTGGAAGGCTTCGATTTTGGTGTGGGAATGTCCACAGGCCTGATTGCCAGATCAGATCGTGAACGTCGTACCCTGATCAACTCCATCGGTCCGTTCTGGGATGGAAACGAGGTCTGGCTAATCACGGCAGGCGGCGCAATGTTCGCTGCTTTTCCGCATTGGTATGCCACCTTGTTCAGCGGTTTTTACCTGCCGCTTGTAGTTGTATTACTGGCATTGATCGGCCGTGGAGTCGCTTTTGAATTCCGGAGCAAGATGAAGCAGCAGCGCTGGCGCAAAACATGGGATATCATCATTGTCGTCTCAAGCAGCCTCCTGCCATTTCTGTTCGGGGTTGTCTTTGCAACGCTCATGAAGGGTCTGCCCATTGATGGGGAGATGCAGATGCGAGCGGGATTCCTGGACATCGTCAACCCGTATACTGTTGTTGGCGGTCTAAGTGTTACCTTGTTATGTCTCGTTCATGGGCTGTTGTTCGCTTCCTTGCGGACCGTTGGTGATCTCAGGGAACGGGCGTTGAATATGGCAAATAAATTAATGCTGCCGCTGGCCGCCATTCTTGCGGTGTATGCAGTGATGACCTACTTCATGACAGATGTGTTCGCCGTTCGCGGCTGGGCGCTCTGGATCATGGTGGTCCTTGGTGCCGTTTCATTGGGTCTCGCTGCTTACTTCGTGCGGCATAAGCGTGAGGGCTGGGCTTTTGGTATGACCGGAGCCGTTATTGCCATCGCATTTGCCTCTGTATTCATTGGCCTGTTTCCAAGAGTCATGGTCAGTTCCTTCGGCTCAGCGTTCGATCTGACCGTGTATAATGCCGCTTCCGGTGCGTATTCACTGAAAGTGATGACGATTGTAGCCTGCACGCTGCTGCCTTTTGTCCTCGGATATCAGATCTGGAGTTATTACATTTTCCGCAAACGTCTGAACGAGCAGCATCACCTGGAGTACTGA
- a CDS encoding cytochrome ubiquinol oxidase subunit I codes for MDPIMLSRIQYALTTIFHFFFVPLSIGLVLLVAIMETLYVVKGKEIYKTMAKFWGKLFLINFAVGVVTGILQEFQFGMNWSEYSRFVGDVFGAPLAVEALLAFFMESTFIGLWIFGWDRLSKKVHLACIWLVFVGTFLSALWILAANSFMQHPVGFEINNGRAEMNDFLALLTNGQLLVEFPHTIFGALMTGAFVVTGISAYKLMKKQDVEIFRKSFNIAIIIGLVSSFGVAFSGHFQAQYLVETQPMKMAASEGTWTTTEDPAPWTVIAAIDPDKQENSGEIKIPGLLSYLSYSKFSGSVQGMKELNAEYQQTYGPGNYIPPVRTTFWSFRIMIAAGGLMIVLALYGTLLAMRRKLEVAGTWFMRLMVFAISLPFIANTSGWIMTEVGRQPWTVFGYMTTEASVSPNVSAGQILFSTIAFTAAYTVLGIVMVYLFVREIKAGPHAVDKPEEHDESADPFGMDGGYSVVTK; via the coding sequence ATGGATCCGATTATGTTATCGCGTATCCAATATGCACTCACAACGATCTTCCATTTCTTTTTTGTACCGCTGTCCATCGGTCTTGTGCTGCTGGTAGCCATTATGGAGACGTTGTACGTAGTCAAGGGCAAGGAGATTTACAAAACGATGGCCAAGTTCTGGGGCAAGCTGTTCCTGATTAACTTTGCCGTCGGGGTCGTGACAGGTATTCTGCAGGAGTTCCAGTTCGGCATGAACTGGTCCGAGTATTCACGCTTTGTCGGGGATGTGTTCGGGGCGCCACTGGCGGTTGAAGCCTTACTGGCGTTTTTTATGGAGTCTACATTTATCGGGCTCTGGATTTTCGGGTGGGACCGGTTATCCAAAAAGGTGCATCTGGCCTGTATCTGGCTCGTATTTGTCGGCACATTCTTGTCCGCACTGTGGATTCTGGCAGCCAATTCATTCATGCAGCATCCGGTCGGTTTCGAGATTAACAACGGCCGTGCCGAGATGAATGATTTCCTCGCCCTGCTTACCAATGGTCAGCTGCTGGTTGAATTCCCGCATACGATCTTTGGCGCATTAATGACAGGGGCTTTCGTGGTAACCGGCATCAGTGCGTACAAATTGATGAAAAAGCAGGATGTGGAGATTTTCCGCAAATCGTTCAATATCGCCATCATCATTGGTCTTGTTTCCTCATTCGGTGTGGCATTCTCGGGACACTTCCAGGCGCAATATCTGGTGGAGACGCAGCCGATGAAAATGGCAGCCAGCGAAGGAACCTGGACAACAACGGAAGATCCTGCGCCGTGGACGGTCATCGCAGCAATTGATCCGGACAAACAGGAGAACTCCGGTGAGATCAAGATTCCCGGATTGCTCAGTTATCTATCCTACAGCAAATTCTCCGGCAGTGTTCAAGGCATGAAAGAACTCAATGCCGAGTATCAGCAGACATATGGGCCAGGGAACTACATCCCGCCAGTGCGGACGACGTTCTGGAGCTTCCGCATCATGATTGCTGCGGGTGGTTTAATGATTGTACTCGCCCTGTACGGTACATTGCTGGCGATGCGCAGGAAGCTGGAGGTAGCTGGAACATGGTTTATGCGCCTGATGGTTTTTGCCATCTCCCTGCCTTTCATCGCCAATACGTCGGGCTGGATTATGACGGAGGTGGGACGGCAGCCGTGGACGGTATTCGGATATATGACGACCGAAGCAAGTGTATCGCCTAACGTAAGCGCAGGCCAGATTCTGTTCTCTACCATTGCGTTTACGGCGGCTTACACGGTTCTGGGCATTGTTATGGTCTATCTGTTCGTTCGTGAGATCAAGGCAGGTCCGCACGCAGTAGATAAGCCGGAGGAACACGATGAATCGGCCGATCCGTTCGGCATGGATGGGGGGTATTCCGTTGTCACTAAGTGA
- a CDS encoding glycosyltransferase, protein MLDPKKRTQHNRGLGMQSDIRTEVPPSSSETLADHQMDSKSNEVESERSSPTPSSIRRVRKSHGNKLTAMLQVRNERGRYLEEVLHDLSEFVDEIVIVDDASTDGTPDICRSYPKVIRLEILEKPLFAEEWRLRNALWQAAVSTSPDWLLSVDADELYSTEAKEAIRELINQDHADWVAFRFYDMWGGRTHYRDDELWGLHRRHTASLVRYMPEYPYFYPQQNHHVPRLPMSSSVLPGICTELKVQHLGWAGSLEDRVRKYLRYKRIDPSGEWGSLEHYESILDPEPRLVPWKEEH, encoded by the coding sequence ATGCTGGACCCGAAGAAGCGCACGCAGCATAATCGGGGGCTGGGCATGCAGTCTGACATTCGGACTGAAGTTCCCCCCTCCTCTTCCGAAACATTGGCAGACCATCAGATGGACTCGAAGAGCAATGAGGTGGAAAGCGAGCGTTCAAGCCCCACACCTTCTTCCATCCGCCGTGTCCGCAAAAGTCACGGAAACAAACTGACTGCCATGCTGCAGGTCCGTAACGAACGTGGACGATACCTCGAGGAAGTACTCCATGATCTGAGTGAATTCGTGGATGAGATCGTTATCGTGGATGATGCGAGTACCGATGGAACACCAGACATATGCAGGTCCTATCCAAAAGTGATTCGGCTCGAAATCCTGGAGAAACCTCTATTTGCAGAGGAATGGCGGCTCCGCAATGCGTTATGGCAAGCAGCTGTAAGTACTTCACCGGACTGGCTGCTGTCCGTCGATGCGGATGAACTGTACAGTACGGAGGCCAAGGAAGCGATACGCGAGCTGATCAACCAGGACCATGCAGACTGGGTGGCATTCCGATTCTACGATATGTGGGGTGGACGGACCCACTACCGGGATGACGAACTTTGGGGTCTGCACAGACGGCATACGGCATCACTTGTCCGCTATATGCCGGAGTATCCTTACTTTTACCCACAGCAGAACCATCATGTTCCCCGTCTCCCCATGTCCAGTTCGGTATTGCCTGGCATTTGCACGGAATTAAAAGTACAGCATCTGGGGTGGGCGGGCAGCCTCGAAGACCGGGTTCGCAAGTATCTGCGTTACAAACGCATTGATCCCAGCGGCGAGTGGGGCAGTCTGGAACATTACGAATCCATCCTGGACCCGGAACCTCGGCTGGTTCCCTGGAAGGAGGAGCATTGA
- a CDS encoding glycosyltransferase family 4 protein yields MGVVSILTHSFTDGYNREFGRVFGGGLERYILDLCSVIRELGHNPEVHQLSYYEAFQTRTEQIDVFGYAYDMDDVPEAFARMAAAARGPVIYASCLWQPISYKPGSLGICHGINWDRPGLPLETKQQVAEHIQLALDGLVRIVSVDSHFQTFCRAACTFNDPQQVVLIPNAVDTSYFTPAPPRPRFGQEQEAEWLSAWKEDLASQEEAGVAISGWSAKEPVLLDNADNSDQANEIADSAASIHRMALPSQLARPLRILYPRRISMERGIIPMMLAADRLLGAYPDLEIEFAGELVEGSTVGRVFRYWHRTHPHQDRILQRTYDFRDIREAYHQADIAVIPTVFSEGTSYACLEAMSCGIPVVASNVGGLNDLIQDGFNGLLVPPGDEALTAALVRLLEDRAERERLGIYARETAVAYDLSGWRRKWRSVLETFLADAGLREGIRG; encoded by the coding sequence ATGGGTGTGGTCAGCATTTTGACACACAGCTTCACGGATGGATACAACCGGGAGTTCGGACGGGTATTCGGAGGGGGGCTTGAACGTTATATTCTGGATCTGTGCAGTGTGATCCGTGAGCTGGGGCATAATCCCGAAGTGCATCAGTTGTCTTATTATGAAGCATTTCAGACACGTACGGAGCAGATTGATGTATTCGGATACGCCTACGATATGGATGATGTGCCTGAAGCCTTTGCCCGGATGGCAGCTGCAGCTCGCGGCCCGGTCATCTATGCCAGCTGTCTCTGGCAGCCCATCAGCTACAAGCCCGGCAGTCTGGGCATCTGCCACGGCATTAACTGGGATCGTCCCGGACTGCCGCTGGAGACCAAGCAGCAGGTGGCTGAGCACATCCAATTGGCACTGGATGGACTGGTACGCATCGTATCGGTAGACTCCCATTTTCAGACCTTTTGCCGGGCAGCATGCACGTTTAATGATCCCCAACAGGTTGTCCTTATTCCCAATGCTGTGGATACCTCCTATTTCACTCCTGCTCCCCCCAGACCGAGGTTCGGGCAGGAACAGGAAGCGGAATGGCTGTCTGCATGGAAGGAGGACCTCGCCAGCCAGGAAGAAGCCGGGGTAGCCATCTCCGGATGGAGTGCTAAGGAGCCTGTTCTGCTTGATAACGCTGACAATTCCGATCAGGCAAACGAGATCGCTGATTCTGCTGCCAGCATCCACAGGATGGCTTTGCCATCACAGCTTGCCCGTCCTCTGAGAATTCTGTATCCGCGCCGGATCAGTATGGAACGGGGCATCATCCCCATGATGCTTGCGGCAGATCGGCTGCTGGGTGCCTATCCGGATCTGGAGATTGAATTTGCCGGAGAACTGGTTGAAGGCAGCACGGTGGGCAGGGTGTTTCGGTATTGGCACCGCACTCATCCGCACCAGGATCGCATCTTGCAGCGTACGTACGACTTCAGGGATATCCGCGAGGCCTACCATCAGGCCGATATTGCCGTGATTCCCACGGTGTTCTCGGAGGGAACCTCCTATGCCTGCCTGGAAGCCATGAGCTGCGGCATTCCGGTGGTCGCTTCCAATGTGGGCGGGTTAAACGATCTCATACAGGACGGTTTTAACGGGCTGCTTGTGCCCCCTGGCGATGAAGCACTAACCGCCGCTCTGGTTCGCTTGCTGGAGGACAGGGCGGAGCGGGAGCGCCTCGGCATATACGCCAGGGAGACAGCTGTCGCTTACGATCTGTCCGGATGGCGGCGCAAGTGGCGTTCGGTATTGGAGACGTTCTTGGCAGATGCAGGATTGAGAGAGGGGATACGGGGATGA
- a CDS encoding class I SAM-dependent methyltransferase has protein sequence MMDTPNQNEALVSRYVRQSDPKTDTLVFPLHPAWWSRPYEYEWARKFAQQDDVVLDAACGISHPFKFWLAEHCREAHACDWDERILSEEAIRLDIASDFGEEAARHLPEHYLTRLHRAQANLAQLPYASGMFDRIFCISVLEHLDTGTMLRAFREFARVMKPDGQLIATFDVPEMRPDLLETIMAVTGLTIDGKLVVEEPDDAIWSDMYGTPIRCFRAIIRKG, from the coding sequence ATGATGGACACACCTAATCAGAATGAGGCACTAGTATCCAGATATGTTCGGCAAAGCGATCCCAAAACAGATACGCTGGTATTTCCACTGCATCCGGCATGGTGGAGCAGACCTTACGAATATGAATGGGCCCGCAAGTTTGCCCAACAAGACGACGTGGTACTGGATGCAGCCTGCGGCATTTCCCATCCATTCAAGTTTTGGCTGGCCGAACACTGCCGGGAAGCTCACGCCTGTGATTGGGATGAACGCATCTTGTCGGAGGAAGCAATTCGGCTGGATATTGCTTCCGACTTCGGCGAAGAGGCTGCGCGTCACTTACCGGAGCACTACTTGACCAGGCTGCATCGCGCTCAGGCAAACCTGGCGCAGCTGCCTTATGCCTCCGGCATGTTTGACCGTATATTCTGCATTTCGGTTCTGGAGCATCTGGATACCGGCACGATGCTGCGTGCCTTTCGCGAATTCGCCCGGGTCATGAAGCCGGATGGACAATTAATTGCAACCTTTGATGTGCCAGAGATGCGGCCCGATCTACTCGAGACCATCATGGCTGTTACCGGTCTCACCATTGATGGAAAGCTCGTGGTGGAAGAGCCTGATGATGCCATCTGGTCTGACATGTATGGAACGCCAATCCGCTGCTTCCGAGCGATCATTCGGAAAGGGTAG